A single genomic interval of Litoreibacter ponti harbors:
- a CDS encoding NAD(P)H-dependent glycerol-3-phosphate dehydrogenase, whose translation MSPNIAPPEPTTHPYHRIAVIGAGSWGTALASVAATAGRQVAMFARDNETVSEINERHRNMRYLGDIGLPPSIRATQDMEDAVGACDAVIIVVPSRAVRSVAARLALFIPEGIPVAVCTKGIEPVTGLLMTQVAEEELDETPLGTISGPTFARETALGHPTAACVAFPFTYADRLTPHQSVAARFAHSMSTASFQTYISDDLVGVEIGGAVKNVIAIACGMMTGAGFAENTRAALITRGMDEMKALAEALGGRRETVTGLSGAGDLTLTCSSTTSRNMSLGMQLGQGTPRKKCFEGRPIVVEGEANATSIMDLARRVGVSMPICETVNAVLGGRAELQEAFKNLWTRPIEAEPRAMDLSLPNPVAATPV comes from the coding sequence ATGAGCCCCAATATCGCGCCGCCCGAGCCAACGACACATCCCTACCATCGCATTGCCGTGATCGGCGCAGGGTCATGGGGGACCGCGCTCGCAAGCGTCGCGGCAACGGCCGGGCGGCAGGTGGCGATGTTTGCGCGGGACAACGAGACTGTGTCAGAGATCAACGAGCGTCACAGAAATATGCGCTACCTTGGTGACATTGGCCTTCCACCATCAATCCGCGCCACGCAGGATATGGAAGACGCCGTTGGGGCCTGCGACGCAGTGATCATAGTTGTCCCGTCGCGTGCCGTACGCTCCGTCGCGGCTCGCCTGGCGCTATTTATTCCGGAAGGCATCCCGGTCGCCGTCTGCACCAAGGGGATCGAGCCCGTCACGGGCCTGTTGATGACGCAGGTTGCGGAGGAAGAGCTTGACGAAACGCCACTCGGCACGATCTCTGGCCCGACGTTCGCCCGGGAGACCGCGCTCGGCCACCCAACCGCCGCCTGCGTCGCCTTCCCGTTCACCTACGCGGACAGGTTAACGCCCCATCAAAGCGTCGCTGCACGCTTCGCGCATTCCATGTCGACCGCCTCTTTCCAGACATACATATCCGATGACCTTGTCGGCGTAGAGATTGGCGGCGCCGTCAAGAATGTGATCGCGATTGCGTGCGGAATGATGACCGGCGCGGGCTTTGCCGAGAACACCCGTGCGGCGCTGATCACCCGAGGCATGGACGAGATGAAGGCTCTGGCTGAAGCGCTCGGCGGGCGGCGCGAGACGGTCACGGGCCTCTCCGGGGCCGGTGATCTGACACTGACTTGCTCGTCGACCACCTCGCGCAACATGTCGCTTGGCATGCAGTTGGGGCAAGGAACGCCGCGCAAGAAATGCTTCGAGGGGCGTCCGATCGTTGTAGAAGGCGAAGCCAACGCGACTTCGATTATGGACCTCGCCCGCCGCGTTGGGGTTTCGATGCCGATTTGCGAGACGGTCAATGCGGTACTCGGCGGTCGCGCTGAGCTGCAAGAGGCCTTCAAAAACCTTTGGACCCGCCCGATTGAAGCCGAGCCGCGCGCGATGGATCTGTCCTTGCCCAATCCGGTCGCAGCAACTCCCGTCTGA
- a CDS encoding UTP--glucose-1-phosphate uridylyltransferase — MRNEEFSHSNRRHVAMSTISALAGTSLGSGLFAGHLDLREQFLINPQRRAAEWQTSKEPSTMPKPAVRTAIFPVAGLGTRFLPATKATPKELLPVLDTPLIQYAIDEARDAGIERMVFVSHPSKDAIERHVLDDFELRQTLRERGKARIARKLKEAALDEKDVDVSFVMQMEPLGLGHAVLQAKDVALPGAVAVLLPDDLIVGGKGCLSEMIEAYEESDAGHLVATMEVPSQDVSKYGILSVIERTGQLSRADGMIEKPQPEKAPSTSAVVGRYILDESIFAALETQKPGVGGEIQLTDAIAAGVKTLGLAGYSFSALRFDCGSKQGMLAAQLHLAQQDPEFADVLDAFVTSQSRDRAA, encoded by the coding sequence ATGCGGAATGAAGAGTTCTCGCATTCAAACCGCCGTCACGTAGCGATGTCCACGATTTCAGCCTTGGCGGGAACCAGCTTGGGCAGTGGGTTGTTTGCTGGACATCTCGACCTCCGAGAGCAGTTCTTAATCAATCCTCAACGCCGCGCCGCAGAATGGCAAACATCGAAGGAGCCCTCCACAATGCCGAAACCCGCCGTAAGAACCGCAATTTTTCCAGTAGCCGGGCTCGGCACGCGTTTTCTCCCGGCGACGAAGGCTACTCCGAAAGAGCTGTTGCCGGTTCTGGATACGCCGCTCATCCAATATGCCATTGACGAGGCGCGCGATGCCGGGATCGAACGGATGGTCTTCGTCAGTCACCCTTCGAAAGACGCGATTGAGCGCCACGTGCTTGACGATTTCGAGCTGCGCCAGACTCTGCGAGAGCGGGGAAAAGCGCGGATCGCGCGGAAATTGAAAGAGGCAGCGCTTGACGAAAAAGACGTCGATGTGAGCTTTGTGATGCAGATGGAGCCGTTGGGCCTGGGCCACGCCGTTCTGCAAGCCAAGGACGTCGCGCTTCCGGGCGCCGTCGCTGTCCTGCTGCCGGATGATTTGATTGTCGGCGGTAAGGGCTGCCTGTCCGAGATGATCGAAGCCTATGAGGAAAGCGACGCAGGCCACCTTGTTGCAACGATGGAAGTCCCTTCGCAGGACGTGTCGAAATACGGCATCCTTTCCGTTATCGAACGCACCGGTCAGCTGTCGCGCGCCGATGGCATGATCGAGAAGCCGCAGCCGGAGAAAGCCCCGTCCACCAGCGCTGTAGTGGGGCGCTACATTCTGGATGAAAGCATCTTCGCTGCGTTGGAGACGCAGAAGCCCGGTGTGGGGGGAGAGATCCAGCTGACGGACGCCATCGCCGCTGGCGTCAAGACACTCGGGCTCGCCGGGTACAGCTTTTCCGCGCTACGCTTCGATTGCGGCTCAAAGCAGGGCATGCTCGCAGCGCAACTGCATCTCGCTCAGCAGGATCCCGAATTTGCGGACGTGCTAGACGCCTTTGTCACCAGTCAGAGCCGCGACCGCGCGGCATAA